Within Alkaliphilus flagellatus, the genomic segment CCTCTATCCATTCTGCTAAAGAAGCTGCATGAACTTTTACCATAAACTTATCCGAATATAGATAAAGAGCAGCATTTGAAGCTCTAGTTTCTTTTATATCCTCATATTCTTTCTTTGTCTTTAATTGAGCTAGAACATCACTAAACTGTTCTTTAGTAAAGTTAAAAGGATTATATGAAAATAGTCTTACATCAGTGGGTCTTGGATAGGTTTTAGATTCGTGTCTAACTGTCTCTGCAATTAGATTAATTAAATCTTTTTCCTCCACCCTTACCATCATCTGTGCATAATTATAGGTAATATATTTATCCGAAAATAAATATATGGAACTAGCTCCTTTTATAGTATATATATCCCCATACTCTTCTCTCGCCTTTAGCTCCTCAATACTAGGTAATATCTCTTCTACCTCTAAAGCAATGGGATCTTCAAAAAAGTCTTCTCCATTTGTTAGTTTACCTTCAGAAGATTTTAAGCGTACTAAATCACCCATTAAAGAAATTTTATCTTCTTGTTCATGTATGCTATTGTTATTTTCATCTACCATATTTTGTTCTAGCAGTATATCCTCTTTATTTATTTCCTGATTGATATCATTTTCTAAACCCTTAATATCTATTTCTTTCATAGCTAATTCCTCCATGTTTACTAAAAATCATATAGAGTAATTAATATCCTAAAGCTACACATTAAGTTTTATTGATTTAAATACATGTATTCCTCTTTAAGAACAATACTCATCTATCTTTATGTTAAAGATATCACAATATTATTTTTCAGTCAATATTCTTTATTAATAAATATTTAATTTTAAGTTTAAAATTCTTTTGTAAATCTCAGTAATAGAATACCATATCAAACTATATATATTTGTGTGTTTAATTTTTTATTGTTTTGATTTTAAAACCTGTTATAATATATTTAAGTATTATTAGTTATATAACAAACAATGCTTTACTTAATATTACTATATTTAAAATATAAAATGGATTGGGTGATTTTATATTATGTTCAAAGATATATATCAAAATTTATTAAACGAGTTACTCAATGGACATGAAACTACTCTATTAACTTTTATGAATCCTAGTGATGAAAAAAGAGGAACTATTGAACAAAAACTCTTTTTATCTAGACATAACTTAGAAAAAGAACTACCTAGTATTACAAAGGATCTTAAAGATAAAATACTGGATAGTTTTAAAACAGGAAGTCCTATGCTTTACAATAGTCAGAATAAAACTATTTTAATTGAACCTTATTTTCCAAAACCTAGATTAGTAATTTTAGGTGGAGGCCATATAGCTAAACCTTTAGCCGAATTTGGACATAAAGTAGGGTTTTCTGTTGTTGTAGTAGATGATAGACCTTCATTTGCTAATCCTAATCGCTTTCCTGAAGCTAGTGAAGTCATTTGTGAAGATTTCGAAAAAGTCTTTGATTTGTTAAATTTAAGAGAGTCAGATTTTGTAGTTATTGTAACTAGAGGCCATAGGCATGATGGAGTTTGTTTACGTAATGCCTTAAAGTATAATTCATCATATATAGGTATGATAGGCTCAAAACGCCGAGTAAAAACAATGATGGATGAATTAGTAAGCGAAGGTTATTGTAAAGAAAAGCTAAACAATGTTAATTCACCAATTGGATTAGATATAGGTGCAGTTACACCTGAAGAAATAGCAATTTCCATAATATCACAGGTTATTAGTTTTAGGAGATCTAAAGGTTCCATTTTAAATAATAATTTAGAAAAGTTTAATTGGCCAGAATTTGATAGTGATGTAATTAAAGAAATATCTCAACAGTCCGAAATTCCTAGGGCCCTTATTACAATAATTGCTTCTAAAGGTTCCGTGCCTAGAAAGGCTGGGGCTAAAATGATAGCTTGGATGGATGGCAGAGTTATAGGAAGTATTGGTGGAGGCTGTAGTGAAGCTAATATAATAACATTAGCTCGTGATGTTATATTAACAAAAGGCTATTCTATCGAGCATGTGGATATGACAGGGATTGTGGCAGAAGAAGAAGGCATGGTTTGTGGTGGTACAATAGATGTACTTATCGAAGCTTTTTAATTGAATTACCTATACATTCACTAATAAAATAAACCAATTATTCTTATTATCTAAGAATAATTGGTTTACTTTACTTTATGCTAATTTTTCTATATCACTTTTGATTAAATCGTTCCATTTTCCGCATTTGTCCCCCCAACGTGCCATAATTTGTCCATCTCTTAATATTTCAATAACCTCACACATATTGGAACAATCTGCGCACTCTATGCCCTTTACATTATAGCCAGAGTTAATAATATCAAAGCCTTGAAAACTCGTTTTATTTCCTTTTGCAGAATGTTCTTGAGCCAATAAACAACACCCTATAGAACCCATAACATCATAATGAGGTGGTACTAGTACTTCTAGGCCAAGAGCCTCTTCAAAGGATTTTTTAATTCCTACATTGGCAGCTACCCCACCTTGGAATACAACAGGACCTACTATTTCTTTTCCTTTAGCTAAGTTATTTAAAAAGTTCCTTACCATTGCATCGGAAAGTCCCTTAATAATATCTTCCTGATTATGCCCTAATTGCTGTTTATGTATCATATCTGTCTCAGCAAAAACAGCACATCTTCCTGCTATACGAACAGGATTTGTTGACTGTAATGCTAAGCCTCCAAAATCTTTAATATCAATACCCATACGAGCTGCCTGTCTATCTAAAAAGGATCCTGTTCCCGCAGCACATACAGTATTCATAGCAAAATCACTAATTATTCCATCTCTAAGTAAAATAATTTTTGAGTCCTGTCCACCAATTTCCAATATAGTTCTTACGCCGTCAACAAAGTTAAGTGCAGCTATACCATGGGCAGTAATTTCATTTTTAACAACATCTGCTCCGACTATCATAGAAGCTAAATGTCTACCACTTCCTGTTGTTCCAACACCCTTTACATTAATATCTTCTGTTACTTGGGATTTTATTTCCTTTAAAGCCCTTTGCACAGCATCTATTGGTTTTCCACTAGTTCTTGTGTAAACTTTACCCATAATCTCTTTATTTTCATCCATTAATACAATATTAGTACTAACGGAGCCTACATCAATACCCAGATAACAATTTTTCACTTTTACTAATCTCCTTTCTTCTCCGTAAAAGATCCACAAATGCCTCTAATCTAGTCATATATCCAGCTTCCCCTGTCATTTCATCTACAATAAGACATAGGTATGGGATATTATAATCCTTTTCAACTGTGGGAAGAATACTTTGTGCGACTATTTCTGGCATACAAGTTAGAGGATAAACTTGTATAATTCCATCAAAACCTTCCTTAGCAAATCTAACACTATAGCCTATAGTTTCTCTAGCATGTCCACCTATCATAGTTTTCAAATATGGCTCCGCCGCCTTCGTGGTTTCCTTTTCACTAGTTAATCCTAGAGGATTTAAGAAGAGATGTTCATTTAGCCAGCGACTTACTTTTAATGATTTATCTATTTCTACTCCTAAACTTCCTAGTTTTTTCTCAATATCTAAGTTTACAAAGGGTTCTATAATAGTGTAAATTTCCCCTACAACACCAATTTTAATAATTTCTCTATTTGGGTCTTCCTCTACAGATAGTATTTTTTCCTTTGTCTCCTTCATTAGCCGAGAAACTCCTTCATACCCATATACCATCCTTATATCCTTATGAAATTGATCATAATACCGATCTACGCTACCTCTAACCTTTTCCCTAGGTCTTTTATAGTAGGTTGTATCCTCTAAATCATCCACCTGATTCAATACCCGCACTGCTTTTTTTAAAGCTTTGACAATTTTATAAGGATTTTTAGTTCCTGTTAATTTAAAAATTCTATCAAAGAATGCTTTATAATCACCTTGAGGAGGATCAAGTAATATAACATCTATATCATAGCCAATTTCACGCAATAGTTCTCTTTGTAATATTGAATAGTATCCAAAACGACAAGGCCCACAGCTTCCTGTTAATACTATAGTATCTGCTCCCATGTTTATGCTTTCTATATAATTACCTATATTGACCTTTAGTGGAAGGCAAATAGACTCTGGAGAATGTTTTACACCAATATTTAGAGTATCTTTGCTACACTGGGGCGGAATTACTATATCAACTCCTAATTCTTCTAATAATACTTTTGTAGCCACATATTGATTACCCATGTGCGGAAAGGTTACCTTCATTTCGATTCCTCCATTCAATCATATCTAAAAATGCTTCAATTCTTGTATTAATCCCTGCTTCGCCTGTATGTTCATCTATAGTCAATAGTAGAAAAGGAATTTTACCTTCTCTTCTGGATTTTCTTTCAAATAGATCCTGTATTATTGAGTCAATACCACATCCAAATGATGATACATAAATAACACCATCTACATTTTTAGCTTGGGCTAAATACATAGAAGCACCTAAAAGTTTTCTTCCAAAGCTCCAAAACATTTTTTTCT encodes:
- a CDS encoding XdhC family protein; this encodes MFKDIYQNLLNELLNGHETTLLTFMNPSDEKRGTIEQKLFLSRHNLEKELPSITKDLKDKILDSFKTGSPMLYNSQNKTILIEPYFPKPRLVILGGGHIAKPLAEFGHKVGFSVVVVDDRPSFANPNRFPEASEVICEDFEKVFDLLNLRESDFVVIVTRGHRHDGVCLRNALKYNSSYIGMIGSKRRVKTMMDELVSEGYCKEKLNNVNSPIGLDIGAVTPEEIAISIISQVISFRRSKGSILNNNLEKFNWPEFDSDVIKEISQQSEIPRALITIIASKGSVPRKAGAKMIAWMDGRVIGSIGGGCSEANIITLARDVILTKGYSIEHVDMTGIVAEEEGMVCGGTIDVLIEAF
- a CDS encoding YdhW family putative oxidoreductase system protein; translation: MKEIDIKGLENDINQEINKEDILLEQNMVDENNNSIHEQEDKISLMGDLVRLKSSEGKLTNGEDFFEDPIALEVEEILPSIEELKAREEYGDIYTIKGASSIYLFSDKYITYNYAQMMVRVEEKDLINLIAETVRHESKTYPRPTDVRLFSYNPFNFTKEQFSDVLAQLKTKKEYEDIKETRASNAALYLYSDKFMVKVHAASLAEWIEVEHDQNP
- a CDS encoding acyl-CoA dehydratase activase, encoding MKNCYLGIDVGSVSTNIVLMDENKEIMGKVYTRTSGKPIDAVQRALKEIKSQVTEDINVKGVGTTGSGRHLASMIVGADVVKNEITAHGIAALNFVDGVRTILEIGGQDSKIILLRDGIISDFAMNTVCAAGTGSFLDRQAARMGIDIKDFGGLALQSTNPVRIAGRCAVFAETDMIHKQQLGHNQEDIIKGLSDAMVRNFLNNLAKGKEIVGPVVFQGGVAANVGIKKSFEEALGLEVLVPPHYDVMGSIGCCLLAQEHSAKGNKTSFQGFDIINSGYNVKGIECADCSNMCEVIEILRDGQIMARWGDKCGKWNDLIKSDIEKLA
- a CDS encoding 2-hydroxyacyl-CoA dehydratase, whose protein sequence is MKVTFPHMGNQYVATKVLLEELGVDIVIPPQCSKDTLNIGVKHSPESICLPLKVNIGNYIESINMGADTIVLTGSCGPCRFGYYSILQRELLREIGYDIDVILLDPPQGDYKAFFDRIFKLTGTKNPYKIVKALKKAVRVLNQVDDLEDTTYYKRPREKVRGSVDRYYDQFHKDIRMVYGYEGVSRLMKETKEKILSVEEDPNREIIKIGVVGEIYTIIEPFVNLDIEKKLGSLGVEIDKSLKVSRWLNEHLFLNPLGLTSEKETTKAAEPYLKTMIGGHARETIGYSVRFAKEGFDGIIQVYPLTCMPEIVAQSILPTVEKDYNIPYLCLIVDEMTGEAGYMTRLEAFVDLLRRRKEISKSEKLLSGY